The proteins below are encoded in one region of Chrysemys picta bellii isolate R12L10 chromosome 4, ASM1138683v2, whole genome shotgun sequence:
- the SAMD15 gene encoding sterile alpha motif domain-containing protein 15 isoform X1: MESSQDRKRAPAWTEREVRDLLAIWGDEAVIAELRSSKRNGKVLEKISKAMKDRGHNRDTQQCRVKIKELRQAYHKAREANGRSGAEPQTCRYYAELHAILGGAATTTPTVCYDSLTGETHREDGSGNEEDDDGGTVGSSQQQGSGETVFPNSQDMFVTLDLEPVTPELTQDPQGTQETSAANVSPSQRLVNIRKRKRKTRDEMFTELQMSSHADRAQQNAWRQSMSEMRKAQHEREERWRAEDDRWRQLADRRQEAMLRLLEHQSDMLERMVELQERQQEQRPPLQPLCNQQPSSPSSIASSPRRPRTRWGGLRPPSHSTPDDRPSIRRLGFNKS; this comes from the exons atggagtcctcccaggatcgcaaaagagctccagcatggaccgaacgggaggtacgagatctgctcgccatatggggagatgaagcagtgatagctgaactccgtagcagtaaaagaaatggaaaagtattagaaaagatctccaaggccatgaaggaccgaggccataacagggacacacagcagtgccgcgtgaaaattaaggagctacggcaagcctaccacaaagccagagaagcaaacggaaggtccggggcagagccgcaaacttgccgctactacgcggagctgcatgcgatcctagggggtgcagccaccactaccccaaccgtgtgctatgactctctcactggagaaacacacagggaagacggttcggggaacgaggaagatgacgatggaggtactgtaggtagctcacagcagcaaggaagcggagaaaccgttttccccaacagccaggatatgtttgtgaccctggacctggaaccagtaacccccgaactcacccaagaccctcagggcacacaggagacctctg ctgcaaatgtttctccttcgcagaggctcgtgaacattagaaagagaaaacgtaagacgagggacgagatgttcacggagctgcagatgtcctcccacgctgatagagcacagcagaatgcgtggaggcagtcaatgtcggagatgagaaaagcccaacatgaacgagaggagaggtggcgggctgaagacgataggtggcgtcagcttgcagacagacggcaagaggcaatgctccgtctgctggagcatcaaagtgatatgctcgagcgtatggttgagttgcaggaaaggcagcaggagcagagaccgccgctacagcccctgtgtaaccaacagccctcctccccaagttccatagcctcctcacccagacgcccaagaacacggtgggggggcctccgtccacccagtcactccaccccagatgatcgcccaagcatcagaaggctgggcttcaataagagttaa